The following nucleotide sequence is from Calonectris borealis chromosome 5, bCalBor7.hap1.2, whole genome shotgun sequence.
AGACACATGCACAGAGCATCTCTGAACAAGTCCATCAACAAATCTAAGCTGCTCACCAAGTTTGATCAGCTGAGGCCCACCAAAAAATTCATGCCACTTCTCAAAATACAAGAGACAGCCACTATACTTATGCAGTGAGAGATTGGCAAGTGAGGTAACTGAAATATATGTAACATTACTGCTTCAACTAGTTCTTGTATGCTTGTTTTGAAAAATCAGCCTGCCACTGACATCTGGATATTTTCTTGGAGACAACTGGATTAACGAAAAATGTGTATTATTAACAAGAATAACAGATTCCTGAGCTGGAGATTTTGCAAATGTGATGAGGGCTAGAGATCTAGGGCCACAGGGCCACCTCTAGAACATGTAAAGAACAAGTGTTTTAAGCCTCTTAAGTAAGTACTGAATTCCCATCTGCTTTGGCAACCTTACTTTCTACCCACAAAGTCCACACTCACCCTTTAACATGTCGATATCATCATTTTCTAATTCAGCCATCCACTTAGGAGGAGAATTTGTAATaggctgttttgaaaaaaataaaagttcataTTCAGACAAGTACAGTTTTAGAATTATACAGAGGAGTCTGATCCCGTATTGTAAACTAGTTACACTGACAGCAAAAATACGAGAGTTCCAGGTGCTCTGTAGAGATATTTTTATGTTCAATCTTGTTTTGTAGCTTGGACTTTTTAGAGTTAAAAACAGCACACTACCACCCACAAGCCAAAGTCAGTATGAAAAGCTGGATTTCCTAGAGtttaaaaccttttatttcttccaaggtGTAATTCTCATTCACAGTGAGTTGCATAAGgtacaaaaaaaatacaaaagagatattaaaaccaaaattatacTGACGTTATAATGGAGATACGCTTTATAGAACAAAGATGTAAAGCCCACAAGAGGAAACAGCAGATCCACCACCACGCGGGAAGGGGGGAAACGCGAAGGCAAAGGAGCGCCCACTCACGCTTTTGAACGAGGCGGCGAACTCGGCAACCCCGGGCACTGGGAAGAGAAAACGAAGGGCAGCGGAGGGTGAGCGCCTCTGGCGGCAGCACCCCTACCCCAACCCCGCCCTGCCTCGCCCTCgcgggcccagcccggcccgcgcAGCTGCCCGAGGCAGGTCCGGGCCGCGCTGCGGCTGGGCGAGGCCGCCCCCAGCTGACAGACGGCGGCGGGCCCGCCGGACTTACGCTGCTCGGGCCACAGGTCCGGGGAGGCGCGGTCCAGCTTCTCGAAGCTCAGCAGCGAGGCCTCCAGGTCGGCGCCTGCAACAGAGAGGGGGTGCGGCACCGCTCAGGCCCGGCCGGCGggacggggagcggagcggcgccgTCCAGCCCTCGCGCCTTACCGTCCGCGGGAGCCGCCATCTTGCCCGCCTCACGTGATGCGTCGCCGCTGCTGGCGGGACACCCCCCCCGGCACGTGACCCCGCCCTCGCGGCCGAGCCCGAAAGGGAGCggaaaaacaaaccaccccccgAACCACACGTGTCGCTCTCCCCGCCACCGCCAGGAGGCGTCGCCGCGGGGCGGTGCTCGGCCAATTCGGGCTCTGACGGGCAGTAGGCGGCTTAGCTCTCGCGGCCAATCCACGGCACggcacggggggcggggggggcggggggcgggggcgacGGGCTTGCTGACGGCGATTGGCTGCGGGCCGCGAGGGCCCCGCCGGAGGGGAGTGCGGAGCGGGCGAGTCCGGTGCGCGGGAGGCCAATGAGCGCGCGCGGGCGGTGCctcgggcgggcgggggcggggcgagaGGCGCCGTCGGGGGCCGGGGTGCAGCGACCCTCGGCCGGGATGGCGGCGGCGACAGCGACGGCGGTGGCGCGCGGCGCctggggcgggcggcagcgcgtgGTGCTGAGGGTGAggcggcggcccccggccccgcagcggctcccgcggcggctcccgcggctcggcgggggccgcggcgcgggcggcggaggggggtGGCGGCCCACCTGCCCCCGGGGCCCCGTGGGTGGGGCGGTCCGGAGCGGGGAGTAGCCGatggcggcggggcgcggggtggGTGGGTGCTAGCCGGACccgcgcggggggccggggccggtcggGAGCCCTGAGGAACCGGGCTGGTCTGTGCTTCCTCTCCCGTCCAGTTGCCGCGGAGAGCCGGTGCCCCCTGGATCGCCTCAGCCGccgcctccttctcctcctcggTGGTGAGTGCCCGTCCCGCGGAGCGAagccggcgggcgggggaggccgcggggccTGGGGGGCGGCTCCGCCCGGGCTGAGGAGAggccgcgggcggcgggagggcgcgggAAAGCCCCGGGCGCCGCCGCTGCCCTCCGCGGCCGGCCGAAGGCTTCCCTCGGGTCTTCTCTCGTAAGGTCTTTTCTGCCAGCTGGGCTCGGctcagctcccctcccctccccgtggCTCCTGGTTGGTATTTCTGGAACAAACATTTGGGACTGCCCGCGCTCGGGGCACGGAGGGCCCCCGTGCTcaacaggaggagggggaagaaagttCCATGTCAGGCTGGTTTGACTCCGGAGCTGAGAAGTGCCCGCGTGGGCAGCGCCCTCCGCGGGTCGCGGTGAAGCCGCTCCGGGAGTGGCCTCAGATTGCTTCTTGTAGCGAGCCCTGCCTGGCGCAGCAGGTCCAGCGAAGGGCGATATGTTACTTCAGTTAATCGCGTCCTGACTTGCTTTCTCCACGTGCCTTAAGTAGCACGCATTGTGCTGCACATACACCAGCCAATTTTTTTTCCgatttttagatttc
It contains:
- the LIN52 gene encoding protein lin-52 homolog isoform X7; the protein is MAAPADGADLEASLLSFEKLDRASPDLWPEQLPGVAEFAASFKSPITNSPPKWMAELENDDIDMLKELGSLTTANLMEKVRGLQNLAYQLGLDECHKDCSWLRWNSDFI
- the LIN52 gene encoding protein lin-52 homolog isoform X5, whose product is MAAPADGADLEASLLSFEKLDRASPDLWPEQLPGVAEFAASFKSPITNSPPKWMAELENDDIDMLKELGSLTTANLMEKVRGLQNLAYQLGLDEWILLMTIPCDTILGRQIRM
- the LIN52 gene encoding protein lin-52 homolog isoform X3 → MAAPADGADLEASLLSFEKLDRASPDLWPEQLPGVAEFAASFKSPITNSPPKWMAELENDDIDMLKELGSLTTANLMEKVRGLQNLAYQLGLDECRIPPGQLLSEERDIRMPARNCHSYVISELANFDM
- the LIN52 gene encoding protein lin-52 homolog isoform X4, whose protein sequence is MAAPADGADLEASLLSFEKLDRASPDLWPEQLPGVAEFAASFKSPITNSPPKWMAELENDDIDMLKELGSLTTANLMEKVRGLQNLAYQLGLDESCVRRDSRSSPTSYTTKTCLGPR
- the LIN52 gene encoding protein lin-52 homolog isoform X8, translated to MAAPADGADLEASLLSFEKLDRASPDLWPEQLPGVAEFAASFKSPITNSPPKWMAELENDDIDMLKELGSLTTANLMEKVRGLQNLAYQLGLDESQAIS
- the LIN52 gene encoding protein lin-52 homolog isoform X6; the encoded protein is MAAPADGADLEASLLSFEKLDRASPDLWPEQLPGVAEFAASFKSPITNSPPKWMAELENDDIDMLKELGSLTTANLMEKVRGLQNLAYQLGLDESREMTRGKFLNILEKPKK
- the LIN52 gene encoding protein lin-52 homolog isoform X9; the encoded protein is MAAPADGADLEASLLSFEKLDRASPDLWPEQLPGVAEFAASFKSPITNSPPKWMAELENDDIDMLKELGSLTTANLMEKVRGLQNLAYQLGLDE